In Streptomyces erythrochromogenes, the DNA window TCGTACGCCCGCACCGGATCGAGCAGGCTCAGGGTGGTGACCGCGGTGAACAGCCGGATCCGGCGGGTCAGCGCGGCGATGTGCCCGAGCACCACGGGCGGCGAGGACGACAGGAACGGCCGCTCGTGGCGCTCGCCCACTCCGAACCCGTCGAAGCCGAGTTCCTCCGCCAGCTCCGCGGCGGCGACGACCTCGCGGAACCGCTCGCGCGTCGGCGTGAGGGCCCCGGTCACCGGGTCCCGGGAATCCGTGATCAGGGTGACGGCCAGGAACTTCACGAGGCCGCGGCCTCTCGGGCCGGCTCCCCGCCCGGGTCGGCCAGCCCGAGGTGGTCGCGCAGGGTGGTGCCCTCGTAATCGGTGCGGAAGACACCCCGCTCCTGGAGCAGCGGCACCACGGTGTCGGCGAAGACGTCGAGGCCGCCCGGGGTGATGTGGGGGACCAGGATGAACCCGTCGGCGGCGTCCGCCTGCACCAGGGTGTCGATCGCCTCGGCGACGGTGCCGGGGGAGCCGATGAAGGTCTGCTCGGAGGTGGTGGAGATGACGAGTTCGCGGATCGACAGGTTCTTGGCCTCGGCGAGCGCGCGCCACCGGCGGGCTGTCTCCAGGGGGTCGCGGAACTGGCGGACGCTGGCCCGCCCGAGGGCGATGGTGTTCTCCCCGGGCAGGGGGTCGACGTCGGGCAGCGGGCCGTCCGGGTCGTATCCGGACAGGTCGCGGTTCCACACGTGCTCCAGGTACTTGATCGCGGTCTGCCCGCTCACCTGGAGGCGGCGCACCTCGTACGCGGCCTCGTGCGCCTCGGCGTCGGTGTCGCCGAGGACGAAGGTGGCCGCGGGGAGGATCTTCAGCTGGTCGTGGGTGCGGTCGTACGCGGCCAGGCGGCGCTTGACGTCCGCGTAGAACGCCCGGCCCTCGTCGAGGGTCCCGTACCGGCCGAAGATCGCGTCGGCGGAGGCCGCCGCGAACTCCCGGCCCTCGTCGGAGTCCCCGGCCTGGAAGATCACCGGCCTGCCCTGCGGGCTGCGCGGCACGTTGAAGCGGCCCCCGATGTCGAAGTGCGGCCCTCGGTGCGCGAACGCCCCGGCCCGGCCGTCGCGCAGGAAACGGCCCGACGGGGCGTCGGCGACGACAGCGCCCCGCTCCCAGGAGTCGAACAGCTCGTTCGCGGTGGCCAGGAACTCCCTCGCGCGGGTGTAGCGGTCCTCCCGGGGCAGGAATCCGCCGCGCCGGAAGTTCTCGCCGGTGAAGGCGTCCCAGGAGGTGACCACGTTCCAGGCGGCCCGGCCCTCGGAGAGGTGGTCCAGCGAGGCGAACTGGCGGGCCACCTCGTACGGTTCGTTGAAGGTGGAGTTGATCGTGCCGGTCAGGCCGAGGCGGTCGGTGACGGCGGCGAGGGCGGCGAGCACGGTGAAGGTGTCGGGCCGCCCCACGACGTCCAGATCGTAGATCTGCCCGCCCTGTTCGCGCAGGCGCAGCCCCTCGGCGAGGAAGAGGAAATCGAACTTGGCGCGTTCCGCGGTCCGTGCGAAGTGGACGAAGGAGTCGAAGTCGATGTGGCTGCCGGCCGCCGGATCGCTCCACACGGTGGTGTTGTTGACCCCGGGGAAGTGGGCGGCGAGATGGATCTGCTTGAGCGCCTTGCGGCTCATGGTTCGTCCTTCCGGGGACCAGGAGGGGATCAGGAGGCGCGGAGCGCGGACACGGCGTAGCGGCTGGCGGGCCGGTCGAGCCCCAGTAGCCCGCGCAGGGTGTCCGCCTCGTACTCCCGGCGGAACAGGCCGCGCCGCCGCAGTTCCGGCACCAGGGTGCGGGTGATGGCGGGCAGGTCGTGGGCGATGACACCGGGCCGCAGCCGGAAGCCGGACAGGCCCGCTTCCCGGTGCTCCTGGAGCAGGTCGGCGAGCTGTGCCGGGGTGCCGGTGAACACCGGGGCGCCGCCGCCCTCGTACGGGTCGCCCGCGAGCGCGTCGAGCCGGCCGAGGCGGTCGGCGGCCGCCGCGGCGTCCTCGTCCAGGAACACGGTCAGCTCCCCGAACAGGTGCAGCGGCCGCCCGCCCGGCCCGGCCGACTCGCGGAGCTGCCGGACGGCCGTGACCGCGGCGCGCGTCCCGGCCGTGTCGCGGGACGGCAGGAAGCCGATGTCCGCGGCCCGGGCGATGAGGCCGTACGCGGCGCTGTCCGTCGCCCGGGCGGTGACCACGGGCTGACCCTGCGGCGGGCGGGGGGTGATCGACGGCCCGCGGACGCTGAAGTGCCGCCCCTCGAAGTCGATGTAGTGCAGCTTGTCGCGGTCGACGAACCGGCCCGTCGCCACGTCACGGATCTCGGCGTCGTCCTCCCAGCTGTCCCACAGCCGGCGGACCGCCTCGACGTGGTCGGCGGCCTCCTCGTGCAGCTCGTCCTCCTGGAGCGGCACCGGACGGCGCCCGAAGTGCCGTTCCTCGTAAGGGAGTCCGGAGACCTGGACGTCCAGGCCCGCGCGGCCGCGGCTGACGTGGTCGAGGGTCGCGACCGCCTTGGAGACGTGGAACGGCTCGGTGTGGGTGGTCGTCACCCCGGGAACCAGCCCGATGCGTCCGGTCAGCGGGGCGACCCGGGCCGCCGTGAGCACGGCGTCCAGCCGCCCGCGGACCTGGTCCGTCCGCTCGTCCTGCGCTCCCGGCGAGGCCGACTGGAGGGCGAGGGCGTCGTCGAGGGTGACGAAGTCGAGCAACCCGGCCTCGGCCTCGGCGACCACACCGGCCCAGTAGCGGGCCGTGAACAGTTCGGCGGGCCGGGCACCCGTCTCGCGCCAGGCGACCGGGTGCCCGCCGGCGCCGTCGAGCGCGACGGCGAGATGGATTTCGGACACGGCAGATACCGCCTTCCTGTTCGGCCGGAGGGAAAAGAGAAATGAATGCGGAACCGATGAATGCGGCACCGCGGGGAAGAGGCCCTTTCGAAGACGCTACGCGCGATGGCGGTGCCGTACAACGACAGGGACATTAAGGGAGTTTGGCGGGTTTGTTTCCCGGCGCCCGGACCGCCAGGAAGAAGGGCCGGCGGCGCAGCGTGAAACCGATCGACTCGTAGAGCCGGATCGCGCCGGTGTTGGCCGCGGAGGTGTGCAGGAAGGGGACTTCGCCCCGTTCCCGGATGCCCGCCGCCACGGCGCGCACCAGCCGCGTCGCCAGCCCCCGCCCCCGGTGCCCGGGATGTGTGCACACCGCGCTGATCTCGGTCCAACCGGGCGGGTGCAGCTGCTCCCCGGCCATCGCGATCAGCCGGCCCCCGTGGCGGATGCCCAGGTAGGTGCCCAGCTCCACGGTGCGGGGCAGGAACGGCCCCGGTTTCGTGAGCCCGATCAGGGCGAGGACCTCCGGTACGTCGGAGGGCCCCAGCCGGACCGACTCCGGGGCGGGTTCGGCGCGCAGCGAGGTGTCCACCAGCTGGACGCCCTCGATGACGCCGACGGTCTCCCAGCCCTCGGGCGGGGTCAGTAC includes these proteins:
- a CDS encoding NtaA/DmoA family FMN-dependent monooxygenase (This protein belongs to a clade of FMN-dependent monooxygenases, within a broader family of flavin-dependent oxidoreductases, the luciferase-like monooxygenase (LMM) family, some of whose members use coenzyme F420 rather than FMN.), producing the protein MSRKALKQIHLAAHFPGVNNTTVWSDPAAGSHIDFDSFVHFARTAERAKFDFLFLAEGLRLREQGGQIYDLDVVGRPDTFTVLAALAAVTDRLGLTGTINSTFNEPYEVARQFASLDHLSEGRAAWNVVTSWDAFTGENFRRGGFLPREDRYTRAREFLATANELFDSWERGAVVADAPSGRFLRDGRAGAFAHRGPHFDIGGRFNVPRSPQGRPVIFQAGDSDEGREFAAASADAIFGRYGTLDEGRAFYADVKRRLAAYDRTHDQLKILPAATFVLGDTDAEAHEAAYEVRRLQVSGQTAIKYLEHVWNRDLSGYDPDGPLPDVDPLPGENTIALGRASVRQFRDPLETARRWRALAEAKNLSIRELVISTTSEQTFIGSPGTVAEAIDTLVQADAADGFILVPHITPGGLDVFADTVVPLLQERGVFRTDYEGTTLRDHLGLADPGGEPAREAAAS
- a CDS encoding LLM class flavin-dependent oxidoreductase, with protein sequence MSEIHLAVALDGAGGHPVAWRETGARPAELFTARYWAGVVAEAEAGLLDFVTLDDALALQSASPGAQDERTDQVRGRLDAVLTAARVAPLTGRIGLVPGVTTTHTEPFHVSKAVATLDHVSRGRAGLDVQVSGLPYEERHFGRRPVPLQEDELHEEAADHVEAVRRLWDSWEDDAEIRDVATGRFVDRDKLHYIDFEGRHFSVRGPSITPRPPQGQPVVTARATDSAAYGLIARAADIGFLPSRDTAGTRAAVTAVRQLRESAGPGGRPLHLFGELTVFLDEDAAAAADRLGRLDALAGDPYEGGGAPVFTGTPAQLADLLQEHREAGLSGFRLRPGVIAHDLPAITRTLVPELRRRGLFRREYEADTLRGLLGLDRPASRYAVSALRAS
- a CDS encoding GNAT family N-acetyltransferase — protein: MSAGEGTATHPATTTRPGTTSGPATPTAPHVLDNPAWASLSGAHSAFAEHPGGLRPDASRAARYDRDVSPFAALADPADPRSWADLAALVGGGGIASLAGVLTPPEGWETVGVIEGVQLVDTSLRAEPAPESVRLGPSDVPEVLALIGLTKPGPFLPRTVELGTYLGIRHGGRLIAMAGEQLHPPGWTEISAVCTHPGHRGRGLATRLVRAVAAGIRERGEVPFLHTSAANTGAIRLYESIGFTLRRRPFFLAVRAPGNKPAKLP